The region CCGAATATATACGGTTGGACATGGAACAATTATTGGGCACAAACATGTCGTTGAACCTTAACAtaaaatgcataaaattaaGTTATAAAATTGTTTGAATCTGACCTTTTCATCAAGTATTCAGATTATattcacatatttttaattttaaacacGTAAAATttactcctatatatatatatatatatatatatataatacatacTACTTGAACAAAATGCATAAAAATACTATGGATGCTTATATTGAATGCTTATATACTCCGGTAGATTTTCACGTATACTATTCTAACTAATTTCAGGACTAGCATATGCGTTTATTCTAGAGAGAAATGTGTGACTGCTTTATGTCCAACTATtattagaaaataatatattacttATATTCCAATGATTGTTTTATCTTTCTCATAGGAAAAATATATTACAATAATTCATGAGTCAATATTGcatttgaattaattataaaataattaaaataaataaataataaaaatttaattaacacGTAAAAAAGTCAATTAAATTATGAAGTTCATAAATAAAGATCAAATCAAAGAACttattaaatcaaaatatattagtataagtatttaatgaaaaaaaattcataaaatgcAATAACACAAAAACCtaatgaagtaaaaatttataaaataacttaaaatgaaataaaatatatagtataaggacttataaatatgttttgtttttttaaactCGCAAAATATGTCCAAATAAGATAAGCATTCACAAAATTTGGATGCTGTGAATCAGACACTATCATTCTGCAAAGATTgaaatagtactactaaaagAAGAAAACTTGTGTATATGAATCATCATGTGTGCCATAACATAACAtgcaataaaacaaaataaatagtcAAGAATGGGAGATGTAAATTGGCTCTAAACACAGCTACCAAACAATTGACGTAATGCATTTCGTGTGATTTGTATTCATACAATAAACAAAAGGACTCCCATTCCCATACATGTCTCCACATCTATAGACCATACCAAATATAACAAGTTTTCGAAgttccaaaataataaattagttTTACGTAAGAAATAGATaatctctcattttttttctttttgcctTTTTAAGGTGCTATCTTAAATCTCTGTGTCACACGTGTCTACAAATTCAAAAGTATataaattttcaataaaaatagaaacttccCAAATTCAATTATGCATCCACTTTTTCAACACACATTAGCCTTCTATATAAATTAGCAACAATAATACTtgttgtaattttgaagttattTATGGCTCGTAGTGGAAATAAGGTATCACGTTGTCATTTTGCACTGCGCCAGTGACACCCAATGTTCCATACCTACTGCGGCCCCCACAAACATTCATTTATGCCAACacacataaaaataaaagtttatgCAAAATAATTCCAACTATTTTTGAGGACGTAATAAGACTCTATATTTTATTGCAAGCATTTCAATCAGAACAAAACTGAGAAATCAAATGTAGTGTAATAAGTGACTATTGTTTGGGCAACAGAAGGAGCCATTATCCCACGCCGACAAGATGTGTGAATGCATGACGAAACAAACTCCCGTGATATAACAATAAAGAACATGTGTCAATGCTATTGGCCTATTGGACTTTGCCAACATGCTTGAATATGTGTAAAAATATTAGTCAAGGGTATGATTCTTAAATTTTACCTGAACATATAAATGTTGTCTGATTTAAATTTACAGTAGGGTTTTCATAATAACTTGTAGTATTAAGTTTAGGtaaattttaagattttgtaaaagaagaatattttaaaaataattttaaagagGACTTTAGCCCCTTCAATCTTCATGTCCTCATCTAGGTCCGACCATGTTGTCAAGTGTTAACTTACGAGTCGTGATTGTGGCGGTGCACTGGGAGGGCATGTTCCTTTGCTTTCATGCATTGTTTGCTATTTGACAAGCACACTTAAACTTGGTATTATgtataaaaaattactccattcgttccttgttaatagagacatttttttccggcacagagtttaagaatagtgtgttaaatggatggcgacaaagtaagagagatgtagagagaataaagtaaaagggatAATTACTTTTTAACAagaatagaaatgactcaattaacttggaattttccaaaatataaaaatgactctattaatatggaacgaagggagtactagaTTTAACAGCAAACATAAATCaatcaaattaaatagaaaTTGAGTTATGTAAGGGTAGGGCAAAAAGTACAGTAAATCTAAATGTATAGTATCAGGAACAAATATACTTGTACCAACACATTATGACTAATTAAAAGATATTGACCAAGTATAGAACTTCCTATCTACTAGTGACTGGGATAACAAATTTCAGCGTTGACCTAAATTAGAAAAATTGGGAATtgtttttaaaatgaataatggGCTTAAGTTGATTTTGAAATACTTGGGCCGAATATAAAGTGTATCTAAGAAAATGATGGGCTTCGCCAAAATAAAATGATGAGCGTGCAACTAGTTTGAAGGAAatgtcataaaaataaatttcctaATCTAGAGTGTTAATTTTGCATAAATTTCTATTGCCATGAAATAAATATCaatatactaatatataaaattagtatTGAAATATAGAACAAAggttattaaataaaaaagttaataTTAAAGACTCAAAATCTGATGAAAACAACTATGGTTATCCTCTAAAATTACGAATTCGATCTATATGGGaaagtcatgaacttttacTCCCAAAATCGATTTTTGTCCAAATGAAATCAAATGTTTTATggcatgccatgatgttttatGTGGACATACCAAACATTTAAAGTAACGATGTCGCTCTTCTAGCCTCAAAACAACGTCATTTCATGATTATTTACAATAAAATCCCCCCAATTTCCCGCCAACTTCCTATATCTTTTAGCAATACATCTTATTCCTCTTCTACTTATCTCTTTCAGCAATACATCTTCCTCTTCTATGTTACTCAGTTTTGTTATTTTTCATCTATTTGGTGAAGTTGTTGTCACCATTCGTCaattttcaaatatttcaacCCTCGCCTCTCTTTACCAACCCGCCTCTTCACACACAAATATTTACGAAAAGGccttcattttttttcacaaaGTCTGGTGAAACCACCACTGCGGATGACACTCTTTTGGTCCATTGATGTTAGATCGTGTTGTATGCATGCTAtaattgattttgattttaattgatGATTTCAATTTTTGCTGAGATAGAATTCTCGTTCATAGCTGCTAAAGGTGAGGTCGCAACGACAATGTTTGATGGCGACGATGGCATCATAAATTGAAAGATGAATCAATGGAAATCGAGAGATATGACCTACTCCATCCGTCTAggaataggagtcctatttggttataacacgagttttaagaaatataaagaaaataaagttgaataaattagtgaaatatgtgtCTCACTTATACTacatgtattagttttataataaaatatgagtgtaataagttggtggaatgtgagacctacttactatttatggtaaaagtgaaataagactcttattatgggacgaacCGAAATGATAAAACATGACTTTTACTGTGGGGCAGAAGTGGTAGCAAGCAATGGTGAGAGAGAAAATTTCACAAGCAAGATACTGTAgcataaaaatttgaaattaattttaaaattttaaatgataCAACGTCCtttcattaaaaatattttggcTATAATGTCATTCAATATCCAGCACACATGTAATTTCATTGCcacataaaatttaatttcataggcattctaaaataagaaaaattatctgcaatatcaaaatttatgatttattaGCTCCATTTATTAAATTCAGGAAAGGTACCAAAATTTGTCTAAAATATTCATCATTTTAGAGTTCAAATAATTTCAACCATCAAATGAAAATGCGTggattattattatcattacaGATTTTGATCGGACTATCCAtatgatttattattattattacagaTTTTGATCGGACTATCCATATGTTTTTTGCCCGAACCCGACTGTGGAGGTTTAAGAAAATGGTTCCCTTCTTCTACTACAGACCTCTTCACCGCCAAAACCCTAATATCCAAATCTCATTCCTCGAAAAAAAATTAGGCAGCATCTTCAACATTTCTGCCGTTATTTACGATTGCAATGAGTGATTGGAGTCCGATTTCAATCGGAATCGGATCCCATGCCTGACCCGCTTTCATGCTGCACCGGTTTTGCCTGCCATGTCCATGCTGCTACGCCGGCTCAAAACCTCTCATTGCCGTTCTGTAAGCTCATCGTTGTTTAATTCCGCATGCTGTCTGTTTTCCGGAAATTTGTTAGCTTGGGACACTTGTTTTCTGTGTTCTCGTTGCTCATTTTCGACAACTTCAACTTTTAGCAATTTTAATGGGCTTTTTCATCGCGAGACAGTAGTTAAAATTGTGAAAGAAGAGAGGTGGGATGATTTTCGCCTCGTCGGATTGTTAAGTTCGGCCTTGGCCCCCGTTTGGGTGTCTAGATTATTGATTATGCTGAAGCAGGATCCATTATTGGCTCTTAGGTTCTTTAAATGGGCTGAATCGCAGAATGGTTTTCGTCATACAGTGGATAATTATTGTGTCGTTGCTCATATACTGTTCTGTTCGAGGATGTATGGAGACGTGCACATTGTGCTCAGGCAATTGGTTACATTTCACAGAGACAGGGGAGGTGATATTAGGCATCTCCCTCTGCTTGCTATTGTGGATGTTTTATGGGCGAGGAGGAATGTTTGCGTGCCTGGTTATGGGGTTTTTGATGCATTGTTCAGTGTATTGATGGAGTTGGAGATGTTGGAGGAAGCTAGGCAGTGTTTCCTGAGGATGATAAAGTTTAGAGTGATTCCGAAAGCAAGGTCTTGTGATGTTCTGTTACGGAAGTACTCTAAGGTGGCAGATGGAGTTTCGGCAAAGAAGTTTTTTAGTGATATGATTGGAGCTGGAATAGTTCCATCGATTTATACCTATAACATAATGATTGGGATCTTGTGTAAAGAAGGGGACTTAAAAGCTGCGAGGAGCTTGTTTGAGAGGATGAAGGACATGGACATCTCTCCGGATGTTGTTACTTATAATTCGCTCGTAGATGGCTATGGAAAACTTGGTGAATTGTGCGAGGCAGTTTGTGTATATGAGGAGATGAAAGCGGCAGGGTGTTCTCCAGACATAATTACATATAACACATTGATTAATTGCTTTTGTAAATTTGAGAAAATGCCACAGGCGTTCAACTTTCTTAGGGAAATGAAAGAAGGATGCATTAGACCTAATGTTGTAACTTACAGCACATTCattgatgcgttttgtaaagaAGGGATGTTGCAGAATGCTATTAAGTATTTTGTTGACATGAGACGAGTTGGTCTGATTCCTAATGAATTTACTTACACTTCTCTGATTGATGCTAACTTTAAGACCGGAAAGTTTGAGGATGCCCTGAAGTTTGTAAAAGAAATGGTAGAAGCTGCTGTGAAGTTGAATGTTGTTACCTACACAGCGTTGCTCGATGGGCTATGTGAAGAAGGGAGGTTGCATGAAGCAGAAGAAGTTTTTACGGTCATGTTGAAAGATGGAGTAGTTCCTAATGAGAAAATATATACAGCTTTAATGCAAGGGTACCTTAAAGCCAAAAGGATAGATGATGCTATGAGGATTCATGAAAAAATGAAAGCAAATAACATCAGACCAGATCTAGTTTTGTACGGTACTATAATCTGGGGGTTTTGCAATCTGGGAAGGTTCGAAGATGTAAAACCATTGTTGGTTGAAATGAAGGACTACAATATAGAGGTTAGTCAAGTAATATACACCACACTAATTGATTCCTATTTCAAAGCTGGAAAAAACGTAGAAGCACGGAATATGCTTAATGAAATGCAAGAGAGAGGTATGGCACCAAACATTGTGACATATTGTTCACTAATTAATGGTTTATGCAAACTGGGATATGTCCAAGAAGCAATTGGTTATTTCCATAGTCTCATAAGTGTTGGTTTGCAACCAAATATTGTCGTTTATTCATCTCTAATTCACGGTCTCTGTAAAAATGATCGCGTTGAAGATGCCAGAAAGCTTTTCCAGGAAATGCCTGAGAAGTGCTTGATTCCAGATAAAATTGCATATACATCTTTGATTGATGGAACCATGAAGCAGGGAGATATTCAGGAAGCTTTGAATCTGGTGAAGCAAATGACTGAAACTGGTTTGGAGATTGATCTTCATACCTACACATGTTTAATTTCCGGGCTCTCAAGACATGGACAACTCCATCAAGCAAGAGATTTGCTTCACGAGATGATTGAGAATGGAGTTCAGCCTGATGAAGTTGTTTATGTATGTCTGATACGTAAGTACCATGAGAATGGCAACAGCAAGGAAGCTGATGCCTTACTGAATGAAATGATCGAAAAAGGTCTTTCTCCTGTTAAAAGTGTGCTGCTGGAAAAAACATACGGACCTGAATTGACATAAGCGCCTTTTCTGAAGCATCAATGAATCACTCTATATTGAAACATGAGAAACGTAGACAAACATGTCATGTTTGGTTACTCTCATATTCCTGAACCTTCAGATTGCTGTTAGGGATAAGCACTCAGCAATCATTCAGAGACCCTGACCGTAAATGCAGTGTATGCAGGTATACCTTTGTCTTCACTAGTTCACTCCAATCAAGTTACCACTTTTACACAAAATAATTAGTAGCTATGTCCTAGCAATGATTTTGAGAGAGGAGGAAAAGCATTAACACTAATGTGTAACACCCTGCCTAAAACTTTACTTGGACTAGGGTATTCTAATCTGTGGTTGTAAGTTAAG is a window of Salvia splendens isolate huo1 chromosome 3, SspV2, whole genome shotgun sequence DNA encoding:
- the LOC121794606 gene encoding putative pentatricopeptide repeat-containing protein At2g02150 gives rise to the protein MSMLLRRLKTSHCRSVSSSLFNSACCLFSGNLLAWDTCFLCSRCSFSTTSTFSNFNGLFHRETVVKIVKEERWDDFRLVGLLSSALAPVWVSRLLIMLKQDPLLALRFFKWAESQNGFRHTVDNYCVVAHILFCSRMYGDVHIVLRQLVTFHRDRGGDIRHLPLLAIVDVLWARRNVCVPGYGVFDALFSVLMELEMLEEARQCFLRMIKFRVIPKARSCDVLLRKYSKVADGVSAKKFFSDMIGAGIVPSIYTYNIMIGILCKEGDLKAARSLFERMKDMDISPDVVTYNSLVDGYGKLGELCEAVCVYEEMKAAGCSPDIITYNTLINCFCKFEKMPQAFNFLREMKEGCIRPNVVTYSTFIDAFCKEGMLQNAIKYFVDMRRVGLIPNEFTYTSLIDANFKTGKFEDALKFVKEMVEAAVKLNVVTYTALLDGLCEEGRLHEAEEVFTVMLKDGVVPNEKIYTALMQGYLKAKRIDDAMRIHEKMKANNIRPDLVLYGTIIWGFCNLGRFEDVKPLLVEMKDYNIEVSQVIYTTLIDSYFKAGKNVEARNMLNEMQERGMAPNIVTYCSLINGLCKLGYVQEAIGYFHSLISVGLQPNIVVYSSLIHGLCKNDRVEDARKLFQEMPEKCLIPDKIAYTSLIDGTMKQGDIQEALNLVKQMTETGLEIDLHTYTCLISGLSRHGQLHQARDLLHEMIENGVQPDEVVYVCLIRKYHENGNSKEADALLNEMIEKGLSPVKSVLLEKTYGPELT